The genomic segment GTACCTGGCCCACCTCCTTGGAGATTCCGTCAGCCACTTCGAGATTCTTTGCGATAAAGGATCGTTCAAGAAGAAGATCCTGGGGCGGATATCCGGTAACGGATAACTCTGGAAAAACAACCAGGTCAACATTCTTCGAAAGAGAGCGACGGTAAAAGTCTAAAGTTCTACTTGAATTAAATTCAAAATCTCCCACAGTTGGGTTAAATTGGCACAGTGCGATTCTCATAGCTTGGGATAAGGTGTTACTTCAATAACGAATCTCGAAGGTGCGGAATTGGTTTTCGAACGGGAGCCATTTCACATTCATGTCTTCGACTGTGGCGCCTCTGGGACCCACTTTCAGTTCTTTGAGGAGGAGGTCGATCTCATCTCGTTTCCCTTCGACCCGTGTTTCCACCGAGCCGGCGGGATTGTTTTTCACCCAGCCGGCAAGATCGAGGTCTTCTGCCCAGCGACGTACAAACCATCGAAATCCCACCATTTGCACGCGGCCAGTAAGGAGAATGTGGGCTCCAGCTTTTTCGCTCATACCAGCTCAAGTATTCTTGAAACTGCCTCTGCCGGAGAATCTGCAGCCTCAATCCCTTTCGTATCCCAGGTATGCAGTCCAACCACGGGTTTCTTCTGACGGAGTGTATGAGCGATTTCTGACAGCGTTCCGTACTCTCCATCGATCGCGATGGCACCCTGGATCGAGTTTGCAATGATAACATTCCTCGCCTCGGCCACGCCCGTGGCAACAGGAATCGTGATGTAACGGTTTGCGGTTTCGCAATGTGCGGTGGGAAGGATCCCTACGACGGTCCCATTCTCCTCAGCCACGCCTTCCGAGACAGCCTCCATAACTCCGCCCAAACCACCGCAGTAAACCAGAACGCCTTTTCGAGACAGAAGCCTTCCCACCTCTCTGGCCATCTTAGAGATCTCGGACGTGCACTTACTCCCACCGTACACACCGATTCTGATCTGTGCCGCCTTCACTTAATTGTCCATTTATTATGAGCCAAGAGCCCGGCTCCGAGGAGCAAGGAGCAAGTAGTAAGTATCAAGTAGCAAGTACCCGAAACCAGCGACAAGACTCCAGTATTCAGTATCGAGAATCAAGGTTACGCATTACGAATCCCGCCTACATTTCATTACGGCGGGCAGGCACGTATCATTTCTCCTCCAAAGGAGTTCCTACGGAACAGTTTCCATCTCTCCATTAATCCATTTTTCATTAATCAATAATCAATAGTCAATGATCAATTGAAAATCGTCAATTCTCATCACGTAACAAGAGCCAAGTATTAAGGATCAAGTATCAAGTAACCCGCTTAGACGTTGAACGTTCGACGTTAGACGTTAGACGAATCAGATATCACACCTCACTCTCCAGTTCTCCTCCTCCGCAGGAGACCCTATGGGTCAAAGGAGTTCCTACGGAACAATTCTCCATATCTCCATTACCCCATTTCTCCAATTCCCCCTATCTCCATTTCTCTAATTCTCCATCGCTCCATTAATCCATTTTCACTAATCAATTATCAATAGTCAATTATTAGGGTTCCAGACGATAAATCATCCGTGGGAACGGAATCGTCTCTCGAAGGTGAGGGAGTCCGCATATCCACGCCAGGCACCTCTCGATTCCCAGTCCAAAGCCGGCGTGGGGAATGGCGCCGTACTTCCTGAGGTCAAGGTACCATTGAAAGGCCCGTTCAGACAGGTTCTCTTCTTTGATCCTCCTGGAAACTGTGTCATAGTCATCTTCCCTTTCACCCCCTCCAACGATTTCGCCGAAACCTTCCGGAGCGATAATGTCCATGCCGAGGGCAAGGTTCTCGTCCTTGGGGTCTCGTTTCATATAGAAGGCTTTGATTCCTGCCGGGAATCGATGGACGATCACGGGACGGTCATATTCTTCGGAGATGATTGTCTCATGCTTTCCCCCGAAGTCGCCTCCCCATTCAAACCTTTCCCCCGCTTTCTTCAGAATCTCGACCGCCTCCGTATACGAGATTCTCGGAAACGGGGCCTTGACAGTTTCCAGACGGGAAGTATCTCGTTTGAGTATGTCCAGCTGTTCCTGACAGGTTTGTATGACTCGTTCTGTAACGTATTCTATAAGATTTTCGGCCCATTCAATGTTCTCATCGAGATCGCAGTATGCTATCTCGGGTTCAAGCATCCAGAATTCTGTGAGATGGCGGCGTGTTTTTGACTTCTCAGCCCTGAACGTCGGTCCGAAACAGTAGGTCTTTCCAAATGCCGTGATTGCGGCTTCATTATAGAGTTGTCCGCTCTGGGCTAGATAAGCTTTCTGCCC from the Candidatus Neomarinimicrobiota bacterium genome contains:
- a CDS encoding acylphosphatase, translating into MSEKAGAHILLTGRVQMVGFRWFVRRWAEDLDLAGWVKNNPAGSVETRVEGKRDEIDLLLKELKVGPRGATVEDMNVKWLPFENQFRTFEIRY
- the asnS gene encoding asparagine--tRNA ligase codes for the protein MEHSYISDLPNRVGKQITLHGWVYNKRSSGKIWFLILRDGTGYTQCVVLADKVPDNVFNLEQVLTQESSVSVTGTVRKDERAIGGFELQTTNIEVHQIADDYPLAKKDHGTAFLMDHRHLWLRSRRQHAILRIRHEFIRACRSFLDDNGFVQIDTPILTANACEGTTTLFETDYFGQKAYLAQSGQLYNEAAITAFGKTYCFGPTFRAEKSKTRRHLTEFWMLEPEIAYCDLDENIEWAENLIEYVTERVIQTCQEQLDILKRDTSRLETVKAPFPRISYTEAVEILKKAGERFEWGGDFGGKHETIISEEYDRPVIVHRFPAGIKAFYMKRDPKDENLALGMDIIAPEGFGEIVGGGEREDDYDTVSRRIKEENLSERAFQWYLDLRKYGAIPHAGFGLGIERCLAWICGLPHLRETIPFPRMIYRLEP
- a CDS encoding TIGR00725 family protein: MKAAQIRIGVYGGSKCTSEISKMAREVGRLLSRKGVLVYCGGLGGVMEAVSEGVAEENGTVVGILPTAHCETANRYITIPVATGVAEARNVIIANSIQGAIAIDGEYGTLSEIAHTLRQKKPVVGLHTWDTKGIEAADSPAEAVSRILELV